The Brassica napus cultivar Da-Ae chromosome C7, Da-Ae, whole genome shotgun sequence genome has a segment encoding these proteins:
- the LOC111207648 gene encoding cyclin-B2-2, which yields MVNQEPITAILQDETRRSTKFGLEMKRQNRRALSVINQNLVNPCVVNKRRGLSESQEETKKLKPSVPSGNAFGDCIFIDEDEEEEEAATLDQPMPMSLEEPYIESDPMEEEVEMEEEEQEPVLDIDVDDAHNPLAVVEYVQDLHDFYRKNERFSCVPQDYMEQQFDITDKMRAILIDWLIEVHDKFELMNETLYLTVNLIDRFLSKQAVVRKKLQLVGLVALLLACKYEEVSVPIVEDLVVISDKAYTRNDVLEMEKIMLNTLQFNMSLPTQYPFLKRFLKAAQSDKKLEILASFLMELALVDYEMLRYPPSLLAASAVYTAQCTIHGFSEWNSTCEFHSHYSESQLRECSRKMVSLHQKAATDKLTGVRRKYSSSKFGYIATKYEAAAAHFLLVSDSPKL from the exons ATGGTTAATCAAGAACCCATTACAGCGATTCTTCAAG aTGAAACGAGAAGAAGCACAAAGTTCGGTTTAGAGATGAAAAGACAGAACAGGAGAGCATTGTCTGTAATTAACCAGAACCTTGTTAATCCTTGCGTTGTTAACAAGAGAAGAGGCTTGTCTGA ATCTCAAGAAGAGACAAAGAAACTGAAACCATCGGTTCCAAGTGGGAACGCGTTTGGTGATTGTATATTCATCGATGAAgacgaagaggaagaggaagcagCTACATTGGACCAACCTATGCCAATGTCATTAGAGGAACCTTACATAGAATCTGATCCAATg GAGGAAGAAGTTGAGATGGAGGAGGAGGAACAAGAACCTGTTTTGGATATTGATGTAGACGACGCACACAACCCTCTTGCAGTCGTTGAATATGTCCAAGATCTACACGACTTCTACAGAAAAAACGAg AGGTTTAGTTGTGTTCCTCAAGATTACATGGAGCAACAGTTTGACATAACAGACAAAATGAGAGCTATACTTATCGATTGGCTCATCGAG GTACATGACAAATTCGAGCTAATGAACGAGACATTGTATCTAACAGTGAACCTTATAGATAGATTTTTATCCAAGCAAGCTGTTGTAAGAAAGAAGCTTCAGCTTGTTGGTTTAGTTGCCTTGCTATTAGCTTGCAAGTACGAAGAGGTTTCTGTACCTATTGTTGAAGATTTAGTTGTCATCTCTGACAAAGCCTATACCAGAAACGATGTTTTAGAAATG GAGAAGATTATGCTTAATACTTTGCAATTCAACATGTCGTTACCGACACAATACCCTTTCTTGAAGAGGTTCCTCAAGGCAGCTCAATCAGACAAGAAG CTCGAGATCTTGGCATCGTTCTTGATGGAGCTGGCTCTCGTGGACTACGAAATGCTTCGTTATCCACCATCGTTACTAGCAGCCAGTGCAGTGTACACAGCTCAATGTACAATCCATGGCTTCAGCGAATGGAACAGCACTTGTGAATTCCACAGCCACTACTCTGAGAGCCAACTCAGAGAATGTAGTAGAAAAATGGTGAGTCTGCATCAGAAGGCAGCGACTGATAAACTAACAGGAGTGCGTAGAAAATACAGCTCATCTAAGTTCGGATACATAGCAACAAAGTATGAAGCTGCTGCTGCACACTTTCTTCTTGTGTCAGATTCTCCAAAGCTATAG
- the LOC111207565 gene encoding uncharacterized protein LOC111207565, with amino-acid sequence MAASTSYAKTRSISLPTRLIHPKAKRVEEEVKNIQALNSSSSASSRIQLARLVELYDFVNQQVISSPQGQQALCLSHNAKLVEESLDESILLLDVSDFTRDLIGTFLERIQDLQSTLRRRGGVISMIQSEIQAFISFQKKFKNSASRQLKSLARTQAKRKCPLIKQSKTLDQHVSMVSNILRQSNTSTISIFKSLLQFLSSSGENQKKNGEVGCVDNSMIRSLYGRIIGKKTAKVIDVKMMLGRLAMLSVSLEAIMDELSYLSRRLIQHRASLLNIVTQ; translated from the coding sequence ATGGCAGCATCAACTTCCTATGCAAAGACTAGGTCTATTAGTTTGCCTACAAGACTAATCCATCCAAAAGCAAAGAGAGTTGAAGAAGAGGTGAAAAATATTCAAGCTCTAAACTCTTCCTCATCAGCTTCTTCTCGAATCCAACTTGCCCGGCTAGTCGAGCTCTACGACTTTGTTAATCAACAAGTCATTAGTTCTCCTCAAGGCCAACAAGCTCTTTGCCTTTCTCACAACGCAAAACTTGTTGAAGAATCTCTTGATGAGTCCATCTTGTTACTCGATGTGTCTGACTTCACAAGAGACTTGATAGGAACATTCTTGGAGCGAATCCAAGATCTTCAATCCACTCTACGTAGACGTGGAGGAGTTATCTCGATGATTCAGTCAGAGATCCAAGCTTTCATTAGCTTTCAGAAGAAGTTCAAGAACTCAGCGAGTAGACAACTTAAATCCCTTGCAAGAACACAAGCAAAGAGAAAGTGTCCGTTGATCAAACAGTCCAAAACTCTTGATCAACATGTTTCTATGGTGTCCAACATTCTAAGGCAATCAAACACATCGACGATCTCTATCTTCAAGTCTCTCTTgcagtttctttcttcttcgggTGAGAACCAGAAGAAGAATGGTGAAGTTGGATGCGTAGATAACTCAATGATCCGTTCTTTGTATGGAAGAATCATCGGTAAGAAGACTGCAAAAGTCATTGATGTGAAAATGATGCTGGGGAGATTAGCTATGCTTAGTGTGAGCCTTGAAGCAATTATGGATGAGTTAAGTTACTTGTCAAGACGACTTATTCAACATAGAGCGTCTCTTTTGAACATTGTTACTCAATAA
- the LOC111208310 gene encoding probable polygalacturonase At3g15720 isoform X1: MEIILRFSVSVIFLCFGLVNSQNYSVLDFDATGDGQTDDSNAFVKTWNAACGGGGDISILLIPAGRTFLIQPIVFNGPCRSSNTKVQLEGVIIAPSNKEAWSNPNSRMWIKFSAVLGLVIVGSGTINGRGSSFWEQNLKASQRPTSLHISKCDNLSISGITSVDSPKNHISIAACTNVAISNVRLFAPEDSPNTDGIDISRSTNVNIFDSTIQTGDDCIAINTGNTNINITRINCGPGHGISVGSLGVNGGSAAVSDVQVTQCTFNQTMNGARIKTWPGGQGYARNISFENITLINAKNPIIIDQQYIDKGRVYSAEKSAVAISNIKFIDFLGTTSKKNAIKIDCSATTRCKDVLMNGINITMADGKQPRVDCKNVDGKSEDTILTHDCFENI, from the exons ATG GAAATTATTCTACGTTTTTCGGTCTCGGtaatttttctctgttttggtcTTGTAAACAGTCAAAACTACAGCGTACTCGATTTTGATGCCACCGGAGATGGTCAAACTGATGATTCAAAC GCTTTTGTGAAAACGTGGAACGCGGCATGTGGCGGAGGAGGAGACATAAGCATACTTCTTATTCCTGCTGGGAGAACATTTTTAATTCAACCTATTGTGTTCAACGGTCCATGTAGGTCTAGCAATACAAAAGTTCAG ttggAAGGCGTCATTATCGCGCCTAGCAACAAAGAAGCATGGTCCAACCCCAATTCTCGAATGTGGATCAAATTTTCAGCGGTGCTTGGTCTAGTGATTGTTGGTTCAGGAACGATTAATGGTCGTGGTTCATCCTTTTGGGAA CAAAATTTGAAAGCTTCTCAACGACCTACA TCATTGCATATTAGTAAATGTGACAACTTAAGTATAAGCGGAATAACCTCGGTTGATAGTCCAAAAAACCATATATCAATCGCAGCATGCACAAATGTTGCAATATCGAATGTACGTCTATTTGCACCTGAGGATAGTCCCAACACAGATGGGATTGATATAAGTCGCTCGACTAACGTCAACATATTTGACTCTACGATTCAAACTG GAGATGATTGTATAGCAATCAACACGGGGAATACAAATATCAACATTACAAGGATTAATTGTGGACCTGGTCATGGAATAAG TGTGGGAAGTTTAGGAGTCAATGGAGGCAGCGCTGCAGTTAGTGATGTTCAAGTGACTCAATGCACTTTCAATCAGACAATGAATGGAGCTAGAATCAAGACATGGCCG gGTGGACAAGGATATGCAAGAAACATAAGCTTTGAAAACATCACACTCATTAACGCAAAAAATCCAATTATAATTGATCAACAATATATAGATAAAGGGCGTGTCTACTCTGCGGAG AAATCAGCTGTGGCGATTagcaatataaaatttattgattttcttGGAACGACGTCGAAAAAGAATGCTATAAAGATTGATTGTAGTGCAACCACACGTTGTAAAGATGTCCTCATGAATGGAATCAATATTACCATGGCGGATGGAAAACAGCCTAGAGTTGATTGCAAAAATGTCGATGGAAAATCTGAAGACACTATTTTGACGCATGactgttttgaaaatatttaa
- the LOC111208310 gene encoding probable polygalacturonase At3g15720 isoform X2 encodes MEIILRFSVSVIFLCFGLVNSQNYSVLDFDATGDGQTDDSNAFVKTWNAACGGGGDISILLIPAGRTFLIQPIVFNGPCRSSNTKVQLEGVIIAPSNKEAWSNPNSRMWIKFSAVLGLVIVGSGTINGRGSSFWEQNLKASQRPTSLHISKCDNLSISGITSVDSPKNHISIAACTNVAISNVRLFAPEDSPNTDGIDISRSTNVNIFDSTIQTAINTGNTNINITRINCGPGHGISVGSLGVNGGSAAVSDVQVTQCTFNQTMNGARIKTWPGGQGYARNISFENITLINAKNPIIIDQQYIDKGRVYSAEKSAVAISNIKFIDFLGTTSKKNAIKIDCSATTRCKDVLMNGINITMADGKQPRVDCKNVDGKSEDTILTHDCFENI; translated from the exons ATG GAAATTATTCTACGTTTTTCGGTCTCGGtaatttttctctgttttggtcTTGTAAACAGTCAAAACTACAGCGTACTCGATTTTGATGCCACCGGAGATGGTCAAACTGATGATTCAAAC GCTTTTGTGAAAACGTGGAACGCGGCATGTGGCGGAGGAGGAGACATAAGCATACTTCTTATTCCTGCTGGGAGAACATTTTTAATTCAACCTATTGTGTTCAACGGTCCATGTAGGTCTAGCAATACAAAAGTTCAG ttggAAGGCGTCATTATCGCGCCTAGCAACAAAGAAGCATGGTCCAACCCCAATTCTCGAATGTGGATCAAATTTTCAGCGGTGCTTGGTCTAGTGATTGTTGGTTCAGGAACGATTAATGGTCGTGGTTCATCCTTTTGGGAA CAAAATTTGAAAGCTTCTCAACGACCTACA TCATTGCATATTAGTAAATGTGACAACTTAAGTATAAGCGGAATAACCTCGGTTGATAGTCCAAAAAACCATATATCAATCGCAGCATGCACAAATGTTGCAATATCGAATGTACGTCTATTTGCACCTGAGGATAGTCCCAACACAGATGGGATTGATATAAGTCGCTCGACTAACGTCAACATATTTGACTCTACGATTCAAACTG CAATCAACACGGGGAATACAAATATCAACATTACAAGGATTAATTGTGGACCTGGTCATGGAATAAG TGTGGGAAGTTTAGGAGTCAATGGAGGCAGCGCTGCAGTTAGTGATGTTCAAGTGACTCAATGCACTTTCAATCAGACAATGAATGGAGCTAGAATCAAGACATGGCCG gGTGGACAAGGATATGCAAGAAACATAAGCTTTGAAAACATCACACTCATTAACGCAAAAAATCCAATTATAATTGATCAACAATATATAGATAAAGGGCGTGTCTACTCTGCGGAG AAATCAGCTGTGGCGATTagcaatataaaatttattgattttcttGGAACGACGTCGAAAAAGAATGCTATAAAGATTGATTGTAGTGCAACCACACGTTGTAAAGATGTCCTCATGAATGGAATCAATATTACCATGGCGGATGGAAAACAGCCTAGAGTTGATTGCAAAAATGTCGATGGAAAATCTGAAGACACTATTTTGACGCATGactgttttgaaaatatttaa